The window TACATTGCTACAGGCTGTCACAAACACCCAGGTGAGCTGGAGGACAGGGCCAGGCTGGCAGATTTTGTACTGCATGGATTAGACCTGGAGCCCCCTCCTTGGGTCCTCTTCTCCAGGTCATTGATGGCTTCTTTGTGAAGCGCACGATGGATATTAAGGAGTCAGCTGGCTACCTGGCCCTTCTGACAAAGGGCCTAGAAAGACTGTATCAGGTAAGCAGATGCCTCTTTAAGCACTGGGCCCTCGCCTGGTGGTTGCTGCCCAAGCAAGGAAAGGTGGTTGAGATCCTGGTTACTCAGGTTTCCCACTGAGGTCTGGGAAAGGAATAGCTGGGGGTTAACCCCTAAAGCCTACCCTAGCCTCAGTCCCCTCTTCTACTAGGGCCACACCCTACGTAGTCGCCCCTGGGAAACTCCAGGGGATGCTGAATCAGGAGCAAGGCCTTCCACAGACCCTCTCTGCTCACTCCTCACTTTCAATGACTTCAATGCAGAAGCTGTCAAGAATAAGGTACTACCCTTGCCTTGCCTATGGTTAGGTGGCCTGGTCCTAGACCACCCCTGATCGAGGCCTATTCCAATCCTAGGCCCAGTCTGTACGAGAAGTGTTTGCCCGGCAGCTGATGCAGGTGCGTGGACTAAGTGGAGAGAAGGCAGCAGCCCTGGTGGATCGATATAGCACACCAGCCAGGTACACCCCAGAGAGCCGCTGGGTTCCTCTGCCCTTCCTGTGTGTTCAACGTAAGCAGTGCTTCTGGAGAGAGAGCTTGGCTCTGTGTGGGAGCCTTGGAAGGTTCTGTACCAGTGTTTCCCAGGAAGGGAGGGCAGACAGGATGGAGAAGGGTCTCTATCGCCAGGATCAGGAAACATGCAGTGTCCAGACTCCTCTAGGCTGAACCCGCCTGCCTTAGCTGCCATGATGCTGGCCCATATAACCAGCCACTGCATGTCCCACCCCCAGTCTCCTGGCTGCCTATGATGCCTGTGCCACCCCTAAGGAGCAGGAGATGCTGTTGAGCACTATCAAGTGCGGGCGTCTGCAGAGGTAAGGGTGAGACACACCCTGGGGAGAAGACTGGGTGGCCCTAGGCACCAGGCCAACCTTCTGATTCTCTTGCAGAAATCTGGGACCTGCTCTGAGCAGGACCCTGTACCAGCTATATTGCAGCCACTGCCCTCTGACCTGAGCTCCACCTGGAGACACATCCCAGAGCCATCTTCACTTCTACCAAGGCTAGCCAGCCATTTAACTAGGATTCTTCGGGCTATAATCAAAATCTGAACGTTTGTGGTCTTAGGAGAAGGAAGCAATGCCAAGGTCCTTATGAAATATGCAGGAACCAGGAGACTACACCTTGTGATCCAATGGCTTTTGTTTTGTAGTGTTGGTGGTGGAACCCATAGCCTTATGCATGCCAGGCAATTCCTCTTCCACACAGCAATGATCTACAGCCTTGTACAGTGTTTCTCCACCCACTCCTGAAACCCAGCTTGGCCTAGAACATGCTGTGTAACCCATGCTGGCCTAGAATTCCCAGTCTTCCTAGGcccaccttcctagtcctggaattaaaggtgtggagCACTATACCTGGCCCAtatggttccttttttttttttttttttttggcaagctCTTGGCTAAACATGGTTGTGCTGAGTGTACACTTAACTTGTGTTAGGCTAGACCCTATGCAAAACTAAATAGACAGCTAGATAATACTTCTTAGAGGTTGGGCATTCCCTGGTCCGGGAGATGGAGTCAGTGGGGCACTCTATCTTTGCAACTAAGTGGCCCTTGATCAAGTAAGTTTCTGTGACAAAAATCACAAGTTGGGATAGAAACGTGTTCTCAGTCCAGTTGCCTCATCCTGGTGACAGGAGAACAGCAGGCTTGTCCAAACGTGTAATTTGGGGTAGGGTTGGGATAGTAGCCCCAGACCTCTTGGCACTGACCTGAACATGGTTTCTGGGGCCTAGCATCTGCCGAGCTCTGGGGTTAAGGCCTAAAGTGTCCACTCCTTAGAACTCCCTGCTCAGGTTGATTCTGAAGAATGACACTTAAGCTCTGGAACCTTCTCAGCCTGAATGCAGAGAGGACCCTTTGGGTGAAATTTGCCTGCTTCTCTCACAAGCCCAGCGCCTTCCCAGGCTGAGGTTACTCACCCACCTCAGCCACTAGGACTCCTCCCTTTATTGTCCTTCACATCATTGTCTCTTTAAGCAGAACAGTCGTCCCTAAACCCCAGGCTCCTTAAGctgtgggagggagaaagaagggggccCCACCCAACCCTTCCCTGAGGGTCTCCTTCAGAAGGtgtaggctcccacaaagacggTGAGTCTCAGTACGGAGCTGGCCCGGTAGCTCATAAGAGAGTTCATGGTGACCATCTCCAGGTCCAGCACATACTCCCGTGGTCCTGTCACTGGCCTGGCAAGGACCAGCATGGCGCTGACATTGTTGATTTGCTGCAGAACATAGAGACTGTGTTAGCCTGTAAGTCAGGACCCTACTCCAGCTTCACCCCCTGCCCGTGCCCGTGAGGCTGGGCACTCAAGCTCTTACCCAGCTCTGAcgtttctcttcctctccagtgccCAAGCCCCCTGGTTCTCCCCTGATCCTACCCACCTCGATCTTCCCTCCATCATGACTACCTGAAGACTCAAGTTTTGGAAGTGATTGGCCTTTAgtgacccaggctggcccacTCCCCCCTCTCAAAGTATCcaagtctctgtttctgtctgattttttttgtcaGGGGAGCGGGggtttgagacatggtttcttggtagctttggagcctgtcctggagctagctcttgtagaccaggctggtctcaaacttacagagatccacttgcctctgccacccgagtgctgggattaaaggcgtgcaccatcactgcccagctgtctGACTGTTTTGATGCTGGGGAAGGGACTGAGGGCCTGAATGGTAGGCACATGATCTGCCATGGAGCTGTGCCACTAGTCCCAAAGCAATTTcgaaaggagaaataaaagctgggtggtggtggcttaatcccagcacttgggaggcagaggcaggcggatctctgtgagttcgagaccaacctggtctacaagagctagttccaggacaggctccaaaaccacagagaaaccctgtctcgaaaaaagcaaaaaaaaaaaaaaaagatgccaaaCACCTCAATGCTGAAGACAGCAAAAGGTCCACAGACCCAGGGTCCTCACATCCACACCAGCAAAACTCAAACTCTgatcccagccctgcagaaacTATATTTCTTGTTTTATGGAGAAGGATGTCAAAGCCAGATACGAGAAACCAATGCTAGGACTCAAACCCCATTAACTAACTGCCCGTTAGAATTGCCTAGGACCCGTGTACTGGGGATGCAGAAATCTTGACCTTGAATCTGAGCCCAGCTTCCTAGGACGGGCTTTGAGAGAAGAGGCAGGGCAGCTCCCACTTAAATGGCTGCAGGCACTCTATTTTAGATTATCCACATCAACTGGGTGTGAGAGGAGAAGCACCTTACCCGAATGTAGAAGTCCCCCTGTGTGTTTCCAGCACGGATCTGAAAGGCATTGTAGGCACCAGGGTAGACAGAGGTTGCCTGGATCTGAAACACATCCGCAGGCACACTTCGCTCGGAGGTGATGCTCATGTAACGGTGCACAATGGATGAAGGCTGCTCCCGACACAGCGGGTTGGAGACAGGGCAGAGGCAGCGGCTAGAGACCCCAAGACAGGACCAGAATGAGGGCCCATTTCCCAAAAACCCACCTCCTAAAGAGGAAAACCCAAGCACATAAGACTAACTCCCATGAGGCATCATGGGTACTCACCAGCCTGATTGAACCAGTTAGCCCCATAGCCCTCGGGAACTGTAGTTACCGCGGGAAACTGCCGTCAGGTTGACTCACTTGTCCGACACTTGGACATAGGGCTCCACACAacggttggtgtccacgcagcgGTAGCCCCCATGGAAGTTCACACAAGTTTGGGCCTCAGAACACTGGTGTGCACCTGATTCACACTCGTCAATGTCTGTGCCAAGGGAGGTGAGGTTGGACTCTGGCTCTGACACCAGACCCTAAGATCCTGCCCACCCACCAGAAGCACCTGTACCTTGGCAGAGCCTCGTAGCCAACAGCTGGTAGCCTTGTGGGCAGTGACAGGAGAAGCGACCTGGCTCATTGACACAGCGATACTGGCAGAGGTAGCTGGAGTAGCTGCACTCATCGATATCTGAGGGAGGGTGGGGATGAGGACCCTGGGCCAAAGGTAGTCCTCGTAACTGAGTCCCATAGTCATTTATGGAGAGAGCCCAGCCCTCTACAAAGCTGATGTGGAAGAGAAGGGATGAGATAAACCCAGTAAAGCTCAGAAGACGGACTGGGGGTTTCAAAGGTTAGAGGGGCTGGGGctagagctcagtggtagagtggtAGAGAGTACTTGCCTAACACGCTGGAGGCTCTAGGTTCCATCCCAacacagaaagggagagaagaaagaaaagagaaagaatagaagCTTGGCATGATGCTgtatgtttataatcccagcatttgggaggtaaaggcaggagtaTTACaccaagttcaaagccatcttgTCCACACAAGGAgaccagccagggttatatagcaagttcaaggccagccggagCTACATaacaaaaccctgcctcaaaacaaaacaagaacaaaacaaaaaaacaaatgggtGTTTGATCACaactcttggaaggcagaggccagcctggtctacaaaagagactgtgggccagccagggctagagagtgagactctgtctcaaaataagagcAGACCTTCCAGCTTACATGGAACCTCTTCCCCAAGACTTTAAGAATACTTAATGCACCAGCCCGGCATGGTAgcccatgcctttgatcccagcacactCAGCAGATCTctgtaggctagcctggtctacacagagagctgcaggatagccagggttacataaagTGTATCAAAAGGCACCAGGGATCTAAAGGCTTGGCCTAAGTCCTACTAACTAATTCTAGGAAAGGTCCATTTGCATGCCAGTCAAATGAGTGGGTTGGACTGGAAAAGTCCTGTGGACCTAAGCTGCTCTGTTTTTTAAAGTCCTGCAATCTACAGTCACACTATCCAGACTTCTGCTGTGTGTGCCCTACATACAGCATACTGTCTCTTTTGTTCCTTTCACACAGCTGAACACTAATGATGTGTTTTGTAGTAGGACACAAAATGAATGGAGAGTGTGCCGGGTAAAACGGTGAGAAGCCTGGGATCAAGCCCTGGCCCGATCTCATCCTTCCTGTCTGAACTGTGACAAGTCACTTCATCTCTGAAAGTGGAGAGATGAGAGTCACCATTTCCTCTGGACTTTCTGCTTGCTTTTTACAATTCTGCCGACATGCCTGGAGGAGTATTAGTGTCCTGTTTGCAGAAATAAGTCATCATTGACCAGGTTAAGTGAGACTAAGCATGTAAGTTATAAAGAAGCAGTGCTGCCCATTTTGCTGCCCGAGACTGGATGAAGCCTGTATCATGGACCCTCTCCATAGTCCAAATAACCTGGTTACAGCAGACATATgctgagaaaaagagagacttgTCCTAGTGCAGGGTTCCAGTGCAAGTCAGCTCAACTTCCACGAAGACTGGCACCCACACCTTCCCTATCTCCAGCAAACTTCAGCAGGGCCTGACATACCATCCCACCAGCAACCAGCTCAGGGTGGCGTGCATGGAGGTCTGTAGGTGCAGAGAATCAGACATGGAAGCTTCAAGCGAATGGCCACGTGACCGGAGTCGGTCCATTATGTTGCAAGCCCAGTAACACAAGTGGACTCTCACCACTGCAGGAGAAGCCATCTCGGTGCAGCTCATAGCCTTGGTTACAACGACACAGGAAGGTCCCGTAGGAGTTGAAGCAGCGTTGCTCACACGGGGCTCCCATGTCACACTCGTTCACATCTGGGGGTGCCAGAGAAAAGAGGAGCGGTGGAAGCAGAGGCACTGCCCAGAGCCCCAAACTACTGGGCTCAGGAAAGagatcctgcccccatctcacaCAGCTTTACCCGGGATCCCAGAGTCTCACCCACACAAGAGCGGTTGTTAGGTCCCAACTGGAAGCCAGGCTCACACTGGCAGCGGAAAGAGCCTGGCAGGTTCACACATCGGTGTTGGCAATAGCGGTAGCGACATTCATCTATGTCTGAGATGGAGGCGGGAGGGAAAACAGGGCGCGAGTCAGGCAGGGAAAACAGGACACCCATGCTCATGCCTATCTCAGCTCCCCGCATGTAGCCTCTTGTGTGTAGTGACAAGAGGCTACCAGCAGCAGAGGACTGGGCTAAGGATGAGACATTATGTGGAGAGCGAGACCAAAGTCACAAAGCAAGAACTAGGAAAGTCACTCTCTGAACTCACCCACACATTCGGGCCCAATTTTTCGGTAACCGTCAGGGCAGGTGCATTGGTAGGAGCCAGGCAGGTTATGACAGTCCTGGCTAGGGCGACAATCATGCAAAGCCTGGGCACACTCGTCCACATCTGTGGGAGACACCATTCAGCCTTTACCTGGAGTCCCACATGCTACCGACCATGTCAGACACCTCAGTTTGGGAGAAAGTGGCCCATACCAGATGTCATTCACACGGGCACATGGGTAGTTGGCCCTAAAACATGAACATGTGATATAGGTCCTCCCAATAGTACAAAAAACAGTTCACCAGGAAAAGCACCCATCAGGTGAGCATATAAAACAAGAAGTCGggtctggtggcacacacttttaattttagcactcgggagacagaggcaggaggatccctgtgagttccaagtcagccagggttacagagttCCAacccagctagagctacatagtgagaccctgtcttaataaataaacaaacaaacaaacaaacaaataaataaataaataaataaaaaaggtctTGTCCATTTACACCCCTTAACTGACTCTCCTAAGACCATCCCTCCTCCAAGGCCAATGGTCCCCAAGGCTGAGTCCAGATCAAAAAGCCGCTGAGGCTGGGAGGAGAGCTCTTGCATGTCTGCACAGGAAGTGAGGGAGCTGCTAGGGACTTCCTGGGCCTGCAGCGGCTGAGGGCTTGGATCTTTCTCTGAGGAGTCAGAGGCCTCTCAGCAAAGAAACAAGCAGTTTACAGTATTTAGTATGAAAAGTTACTTTAATGTTGTTAATTAGGTAATACTTTTGAGCTAggagctcaggttggcctcagactccttGTGCAGCTGAGGataaccctgaacttctgattgtCTTGCTTCTACCCCCTAGtggtgggattacaagtgtgcaccaccatgcttgtttgatgtgctgctggggatcaaacccagagactctgtctcaaaaaataaagtacacatagctgggcagtggtggcacacacctttaataccagcatttagcacctgggagaaagaggcagagagattcaagttctaggccagcctgatctacagagtaagttccagaacagccagagctacacaaagaaacctttcttgcaaaacaaaacaaaaattactagggagcacgcctttaatcccagcactcgggaggcagaggcaggaggatctctgtgagttcgagaccagcctggtctacaagagctagttccaggacaggctccaaaaccacagagaaaccctgtctcgaaaaaccaaaaaaaaaaaaaaaaaaaaaaaaaaaaaaaattactagggAGGGCAGTAAGGaggattaaaacaaattaaatataaaatatgtcagGAGGATGATATCATGAGCAAAATCTGTTACTTTGTAtactaaatacaaaattaattaaaataaaaaggcaggtaAGAGGTGTGGAAGCCGAGGTGGAAGCCGAGGTGCCAGCCAGCATGGCTCCCCACTTACCCACACAGCTCTCCTGTTCATCAGGCTCATAGCCTGGTGGGCAAGGATTGGGGTGCTGAGCAGGGGGCACTGGTGGCGGAGGTCCTTCACCGTGTAGATCGTTGATGACGGCAGCCGAGCGAGGCAGACACAAATAGCCCCCGTAGTGGTTGATGCATTTCATTTCACCCTTGCAGGCCTCAGGGATGGTCAGGCACTCATTGACATCTGCAGAGAAGGGCCTGCTGGGCACAGCCAGTCACCTGGGCTGGCCCTGGAggtggtgggaggcagaagccTGACTTGGCCTTCTCTAAGTTGAGCCACAGAGCAAAGCTTTCTCTCTGCTCAGCAAACCAAGGCTGCTGACCATAGCCCCTCCCAGGGATTTGCAGGACTGGGAGTGGGGCCACCTATTTCCACTGTTGTCCCTATCCTCCCGCCTCCAAGTGAGTTTCCATTCCTCCTTAAAACCCCGCCTCTACCTCTGCCCAAGAGTAATCTGCAGGCCTGCGGCCCCGCAGAGCGAGTACTGCCCTGCCAGGTCGCACTGGGATAGAGAGCCGGGCTAGGAGAGTAGAGAACACTCAGGCAAGGTGTGCATATTGCCGTTTCTCTGGGCGATCGCCAGGTGCTCTCTTGCCTACTGCAGATAGAAGCAGGGTTTGTTGGGCTTCTTGAACGGGTAGGGCGCCTAACTCAGTGGCACAAGAGAACCACGGCTCGCTTTGGCGCAGCCAAGCTGGACACTGAAAAGGCCACTAGGTTTCTGAAGCAGCTCTAGGAGAAGGTGTCCCTGGGAAACAATAGTCCCCTTCCCGGTTCTTGAAGATGGCTAGTACCCCAGGCATACTCACCCCGGCAGTGCTGGCTGTCTGCGTCCCACTCGTAACCATCCGTACATTCCTGGAAGGGAACCGAAGTGGCCAGTGACCACCCTGGCAGTCTTCTCCAGCCAGCCAGGCCAAGGCCAGGGCCTGAGCTCAGTTATGCTCAGgtcagcttcacacaatggccccCAGCCTTCCATCCACCAAGCAGGGGAGAATCTTCCCCAGAAGCAGGCACCCTGGTCTCGCTGTCCTTCCCATCCCATCCCAAACTGGTGACCCCACGGTCCGCACCGTGTAGCTGTCCGGCTCTTCGGAATCCTGTGGAGACGCTGCTCCCAAGAGCAACAGCAGAAGCGCCCAGAGCAGTAAAGACCCGGGGAGGCAGGAGGCAAAAGGGAGCATCctggggctgggaggtggtgggcaGGGGTCAGGGGCCTCTGCCACGACACCCCCCATTCCCTGTATCAGGAAGGGGAGACGGGGTTCCCAGCTGTCTCGTCTCAGGACTGCGTTGGGAGCACCGGAGCCTTTCAGAGCTGGGGGCCGAGGCTTTCGCAGGCCTGGGGCTCGGGCCCGCAATCCCGgaccgccccgccccgcccccgccccgcgaGTCGTGGAGCGCAGGCCTCTCGGCCGCCACCCGGCCCGCGCTCTCCCTCCGCTGGCGGCCACTCACTCGTTGACTCCGGCGGTGCCTGCGGGCGGACGGACGGACCGCGCAGCACACTGGACGCGCGGCCCCAGGAAGCGCCCCCCGCCCGCCCGCGCGCCCGCCGCGGCCCACCCCGGCGCCTCCGCCCGCCCTTCGGCGGATTCCTGAGCCCGCGCCAGGGGGAGGGACCCCGACCCCCCGGCTTCTCCGCCCGGGCCCGGCCACAGGCCCCCACCCGGTCCCCCGCGGCGCCGCCTGCTGCCGCCTGCGGGCGTCCAGCCAGAGATCGCCAACGCTTGGGTCCTTGGGCAATTGACCTTGATGTTTGGCCCCCAAACTCACCTGGGGACCCCAGACCCTCACTCAAAATGTTATCCTGTCCACCTAGACCCTATCTAGCCTGGATCTCCAGACTCCCATACTGTGCACCTCAGTTGTAGCTAAGCATCCTGACCCTGATTCTGCACCTCTCAGAACCAACGAGGCACTTAATTCTCAAACGTCCAAATCCTGCTTTCAGAATTTTATCTTGTGCTCCCCCTTAGATGGTCTTATAACTTCATCCAAGTTTTCCGGACACTCGcccaagcataaaattaattGTCCTTCTCCCTCTGCCCAGGAGCTCCAGGTCCTCCAGGTGATCTATCTACTCAGGGCACTGCTTTCCCTGAGCCCGCCTGCGCAAAGTGACCCTCGGATGGGGCGAGGGCAGCAATTGTCTTGGCCCGAAATGAATGGAAGCCCCCGACTTGAACTTGGGCCCGGAGGACACTAGGGACCAGTGCCAGCCTTTTCCCGACCCTCTTCCCACCCAGGTCCCCCACCCAGTTTCCGCCTCCGTCCCAAGCAGAGATCATGCCTTGAAGGCGGAGTCCGGGTGCCTTAGCTCCCAGGAAGGGGTGAATGGGAGGGACTTCGCGTTGCCCACGTCTCAGGGCGGGGCTAGACGGGAAAGGACAGCGTGTCCAGGGTTCCTGTGCCTGGCCAGGACTGCTTGAGGCAATAGCCCTACCTTCCTTTCCCTTACCCAACATCTTCCCAATTTTATTTTGGAGGAGAGTCCTTTGCGGAATGAAAGGCGTGTGCGCTACCATGCTCGGCTCTGCTatgattaataatttttaaaaatctgcttcatttcatttaattgtctgtgtgacagggtttctctataactttggctcctgtcctggaactagctcttgtagactaggctggcctcgaattcacagatatcgcctgcctctgcctcctgagtgctgggattaaaggtgtgagccaccactgcctggctgtgtaATATATTCTTGTGCCTATATACAAGTGGAGGCTATTGCTCTTCACCTTCTGTGGAGGGTTtgaccctggatctggagttcacTATGTCAGCTAGGAGACTGGTTGGCCAGTGTGCTCTCAGGACCTGCCAGTCTCCCACTCCCAGGCCctccagcactgaggttacagagaGGCATCACCACAGTCGGCTCTTACGCTAGTGatggggatctgagctcaggcCCTCCCTCGTgtttgtggcaagcactttacccactgagccatctccccagcttccactgcctttttttagaaaaaaagaaaaaaaaaaaaagccgggcggtggtggcgcacgcctttaatcccagcacttgggaggcagaggcaggtgatctctgtgagttcgagaccaacctggtctacaagagctagttccaggacaggctccaaagctacagagaaaccctgtcttgaaaaaccaaaataaataaataaataaatttttagtgatgtgtatatgtgtgcgtctATGTACAGGTGTGTACCTCCAAgtgcaggtgtccacagaggacagaggtgtcccctggatctggagttgaaggcagttgtgagctgcctgatgtgggtgctgagaaccagactcaggtccttGAGAGGAACACTGGAGTCATTTCTTCAGTCCTGTCTTAGTTTGTCTTTTACACAGCAGAGGGCTAGAGTAGCTCAGTAGCACCTGCTTGTTTAGCACGATCAAGATGCAAGTTTCAAATCCAGtaacacccccccaccccgcccaacCCCCACACGCACACTAAAGTAGAAcaaatcacagaaaagaaaagggaaaggaaaatgaaaaagtgtGGGGAATGGATGAAGTCCCCAGTGAACATGTATTATTGATATTACCCCAGCCATGTCAGAACCGTGGAGATGTCAGGGCGTTCTCCAGGTCAGGCTCAGAGGAATGACAAAGGCCTTCCATGAGTGAGTGCAGATGCTGACCTTGGGTGCATTTTGCAAGCCCAGATGACTGCATCCTGAGACTGCTCCCCTGCAGAGACCCCCTGAGGAGATTAGCTAactctcctcctccagctctaGATAAACTGTCCTGAGTTTCCAAGGCTACTGGTGTGTCCCCTCAGAACACATGGCCCACCAGATCCctagggtttcactgtgcatGTCTGTTATTTCTTCATTCCCCATTGCCCAATCAGGCCAGTCTCAAAGCCCTGCTGGTGGAgacacagaaggagaagaaagaaaaataaataaaagaaaaagggcctggccacacgcctttaatcccagcacttgggaagtggaggcaagcagatctctgtgaatttgagaccagcctggtctccaaagagagaccctgtctcaaatatataaatacatacacatatataatatatgtgtaatatataaaccttttaatattttaatattaaatttaatatttaatattaaagatAAATCGCAGTTGGACAGTGATGGTGCATgacttaatcctagcactcaggaggcagaggcaggcagatctctgagttcaaggttagcctggtctacggagtgcttccaggacagccagagctacacagtgagaccctgtattgaaaacaacaacaaaaacaaaaaacaaaacaaaacaacaaaaccaaaaccaaacagataAATTGCATAGTAAGTGATTTATATCTCAGTTAATATGTTTGTTAGTGCTTTTTGAATCAGTTGCACATTCCCcacactggtctggaacttactaggtaaccaggctagccttgaactcatggcaagcctcttgtctcagcctaccgtgtgctggaattacaggcatgagccaccataacCACACACTAAAGCTGTtattaattcaaataaaaactcCTGATTATCGAGACCTAACCATCCCAGGCAGGCACTGGCAAGGACACTCCGTGATCCTCTTGTCAAGCCAGAGCTGGGACGCCATTGCTACTCTGCTCCACAGATGACAGGGGCTGGCAGATTTGTCCTCAGTGCCACCAAAGTAACAAGAACAATGTTAGAATCAAGTCCCTCTGACTCTAAGACTGAACCTTGTCCCTTGTTAGAATAAGAaggagcaggctggagaga of the Chionomys nivalis chromosome 8, mChiNiv1.1, whole genome shotgun sequence genome contains:
- the Efemp2 gene encoding EGF-containing fibulin-like extracellular matrix protein 2 isoform X2 — encoded protein: MLPFASCLPGSLLLWALLLLLLGAASPQDSEEPDSYTECTDGYEWDADSQHCRDVNECLTIPEACKGEMKCINHYGGYLCLPRSAAVINDLHGEGPPPPVPPAQHPNPCPPGYEPDEQESCVDVDECAQALHDCRPSQDCHNLPGSYQCTCPDGYRKIGPECVDIDECRYRYCQHRCVNLPGSFRCQCEPGFQLGPNNRSCVDVNECDMGAPCEQRCFNSYGTFLCRCNQGYELHRDGFSCSDIDECSYSSYLCQYRCVNEPGRFSCHCPQGYQLLATRLCQDIDECESGAHQCSEAQTCVNFHGGYRCVDTNRCVEPYVQVSDNRCLCPVSNPLCREQPSSIVHRYMSITSERSVPADVFQIQATSVYPGAYNAFQIRAGNTQGDFYIRQINNVSAMLVLARPVTGPREYVLDLEMVTMNSLMSYRASSVLRLTVFVGAYTF
- the Efemp2 gene encoding EGF-containing fibulin-like extracellular matrix protein 2 isoform X1, with translation MGGVVAEAPDPCPPPPSPRMLPFASCLPGSLLLWALLLLLLGAASPQDSEEPDSYTECTDGYEWDADSQHCRDVNECLTIPEACKGEMKCINHYGGYLCLPRSAAVINDLHGEGPPPPVPPAQHPNPCPPGYEPDEQESCVDVDECAQALHDCRPSQDCHNLPGSYQCTCPDGYRKIGPECVDIDECRYRYCQHRCVNLPGSFRCQCEPGFQLGPNNRSCVDVNECDMGAPCEQRCFNSYGTFLCRCNQGYELHRDGFSCSDIDECSYSSYLCQYRCVNEPGRFSCHCPQGYQLLATRLCQDIDECESGAHQCSEAQTCVNFHGGYRCVDTNRCVEPYVQVSDNRCLCPVSNPLCREQPSSIVHRYMSITSERSVPADVFQIQATSVYPGAYNAFQIRAGNTQGDFYIRQINNVSAMLVLARPVTGPREYVLDLEMVTMNSLMSYRASSVLRLTVFVGAYTF